One region of Pseudomonas alvandae genomic DNA includes:
- a CDS encoding response regulator yields MLKKLGIKGRVLLLTLLPTSLMALVLGGYFTWMQQSDLHAQLLQRGEMIAEQLAPLVAPAMSQHDTDLLERIATQSLEQADVRAVTFLAPDRSPLAHAGPTMLNRAPDGNSTQLLQRTGNDATRYLLPVFGKHRNLAGELIPEEADRLLGWVELELSHSGMLLRGYRSLFASLLLIAAGLGCTGLLALRMGRTINRPLSQIKQAVAQLKDGHLETRLPPLGSQELDELASGINRMAGTLQNAQEELQHSIDQATEDVRQNLETIEIQNIELDLARKEALEASRIKSEFLANMSHEIRTPLNGILGFTHLLQKSELTPRQLDYLGTIEKSADSLLGIINEILDFSKIEAGKLVLDNIPFNLRDLLQDTLTILAPAAHAKQLELVSLVYRDTPLSLVGDPLRLKQILTNLVSNAIKFTREGTIVARAMLEDEHEDSVQLRISIQDTGIGLSAQDVRALFQAFSQADNSLSRQPGGTGLGLVISKRLVEQMGGEIGVDSTPGEGSEFWISLRLPRTRDDAEDLPGPPLLGRRVAVLENHELARQALQHQLEDCGLQVTPFNSLENLTNGVTVAHQTDQAIDLAVLGITSNDMPPERLNQHIWDLEHLGCKVLVLCPTTEQTLYHLSVPNPHSQLQAKPACTRKLRRSLSDLVNPRPLRNEPNEPAPSRAPKVLCVDDNPANLLLVQTLLEDMGARVLAVESGYAAVKAVQKETFDLVLMDVQMPGMDGRQSTETIRQWESERHCSPLPIVALTAHAMANEKRALLQSGMDDYLTKPISERQLAQVVLKWTGLALRNQVPDRGWDGHGSGELLVLDHEEGLRLAAGKADLAADMLAMLLASLEADREAIRQASEANDHNALIERVHRLHGATRYCGVPQLRAACQRSETLLKQQDPKAAAALEDLERAIDRLASEARISA; encoded by the coding sequence GTGCTCAAGAAACTGGGAATCAAAGGCCGCGTCCTGTTGCTGACCCTGTTGCCGACCAGCCTGATGGCGCTGGTTCTGGGCGGCTATTTCACCTGGATGCAGCAGTCGGACCTGCACGCCCAGTTGCTGCAACGGGGCGAGATGATCGCCGAACAGCTGGCCCCGCTGGTTGCGCCGGCGATGAGCCAGCACGACACCGATCTGCTGGAGCGCATCGCCACCCAGTCCCTCGAACAAGCGGACGTACGCGCCGTGACCTTCCTCGCCCCCGACCGCTCGCCCCTGGCCCATGCCGGCCCGACCATGCTCAACCGCGCGCCCGACGGCAACAGTACGCAGTTGCTGCAACGCACCGGTAACGACGCGACGCGTTACTTGCTGCCGGTGTTCGGCAAGCACCGCAACCTGGCGGGTGAACTGATTCCCGAGGAAGCCGACCGCCTGCTGGGCTGGGTCGAGCTGGAGTTGTCCCACAGTGGCATGTTGCTGCGCGGTTATCGCAGCCTGTTCGCCAGCCTGTTGCTGATCGCCGCCGGCCTGGGATGCACCGGGCTGCTGGCCTTGCGCATGGGTCGCACCATCAATCGCCCGCTGAGCCAGATCAAGCAGGCCGTGGCGCAGCTCAAGGATGGCCACCTGGAAACCCGCCTGCCGCCGCTGGGCAGCCAGGAATTGGATGAGTTGGCGTCGGGCATCAATCGCATGGCGGGCACGTTGCAGAATGCCCAGGAAGAATTGCAGCACAGCATTGACCAGGCCACTGAAGACGTGCGCCAGAACCTGGAAACCATCGAGATCCAGAACATCGAGCTGGACCTGGCGCGCAAGGAAGCCCTGGAGGCAAGCCGGATCAAATCCGAATTCCTGGCAAACATGAGCCATGAAATCCGCACGCCGCTGAACGGCATCCTGGGTTTCACCCATTTATTGCAGAAAAGCGAGCTGACTCCGCGCCAGCTCGACTACTTGGGCACCATCGAAAAATCCGCCGATAGCCTGCTCGGGATCATCAACGAGATCCTCGATTTTTCGAAGATCGAAGCCGGCAAGCTGGTACTCGACAACATCCCGTTCAACCTGCGGGACCTGTTGCAGGACACCCTGACCATCCTCGCCCCCGCCGCCCATGCCAAGCAGCTGGAATTGGTGAGCCTGGTCTACCGCGACACGCCTTTGTCGCTGGTGGGCGACCCGCTGCGCCTCAAGCAGATCCTCACCAACCTGGTGAGCAACGCGATCAAGTTCACCCGCGAAGGCACCATCGTCGCCCGCGCCATGCTCGAAGACGAGCATGAAGACAGCGTGCAATTGCGCATCAGCATCCAGGACACGGGCATCGGTCTCTCCGCCCAGGACGTCCGGGCGCTGTTCCAGGCCTTCAGCCAGGCCGATAACTCGCTGTCCCGGCAACCTGGCGGCACCGGGCTGGGCCTGGTGATTTCCAAGCGGCTGGTGGAACAGATGGGCGGCGAGATCGGCGTGGACAGTACGCCCGGCGAAGGTTCGGAGTTCTGGATCAGCCTGCGCCTGCCCAGGACCCGGGACGACGCCGAGGACTTGCCCGGCCCACCGCTGCTGGGTCGACGCGTCGCCGTCCTGGAAAATCATGAGCTGGCCCGCCAGGCCTTGCAGCACCAGCTGGAAGATTGCGGCCTGCAGGTCACGCCGTTCAATTCGCTGGAAAACCTGACCAACGGTGTCACCGTCGCCCACCAGACCGACCAGGCCATCGACCTGGCCGTGCTCGGTATCACCAGCAACGACATGCCGCCGGAACGCCTCAACCAGCACATCTGGGACCTGGAACACCTGGGCTGCAAAGTCCTCGTGCTTTGCCCGACCACCGAGCAGACGCTGTATCACCTCTCTGTTCCCAACCCCCACAGCCAGCTCCAGGCCAAGCCCGCCTGCACCCGCAAGTTGCGCCGCTCGCTGTCCGACCTGGTCAATCCGCGCCCATTGCGCAACGAACCCAACGAACCGGCGCCCAGCCGTGCCCCCAAAGTGCTGTGCGTGGACGACAACCCGGCCAACCTGCTGCTGGTGCAGACCTTGCTCGAGGACATGGGCGCCAGGGTGCTTGCGGTTGAAAGTGGTTACGCAGCGGTCAAGGCCGTGCAGAAGGAAACCTTCGACCTGGTCTTGATGGACGTGCAGATGCCCGGCATGGACGGTCGCCAGAGCACCGAGACGATTCGCCAGTGGGAAAGCGAGCGACACTGCTCGCCGCTGCCGATCGTCGCCCTCACCGCCCACGCCATGGCCAACGAGAAACGCGCCTTGCTGCAAAGCGGCATGGATGACTACCTGACCAAGCCCATCAGCGAGCGGCAACTGGCCCAGGTCGTGCTCAAATGGACCGGCCTGGCCTTGCGCAACCAAGTGCCGGACCGAGGCTGGGACGGCCATGGCAGCGGAGAGCTGCTGGTGCTCGATCACGAAGAAGGCTTGCGCCTGGCCGCGGGCAAGGCCGATCTGGCAGCGGACATGCTGGCAATGCTGCTGGCCTCCCTGGAAGCCGACCGCGAAGCCATTCGCCAGGCCAGCGAAGCCAACGATCACAACGCCCTGATCGAACGGGTCCACCGCCTGCACGGTGCCACGCGTTATTGCGGCGTACCGCAATTGCGCGCGGCCTGCCAGCGCAGCGAAACCCTGCTCAAGCAGCAGGATCCCAAAGCGGCGGCGGCCCTTGAGGACTTGGAGCGCGCCATCGATCGCCTGGCCAGCGAGGCGCGTATCAGTGCCTGA
- the cysM gene encoding cysteine synthase CysM produces the protein MTLQYPTIADCVGNTPLVRLQRLPGATSNTLLLKLEGNNPAGSVKDRPALSMITRGELRGQIQPGDTLIEATSGNTGIALAMAAAIKGYKMILIMPDNSSAERKAAMTAYGAELILVTQEEGMEGARDLAERMQAEGRGKVLDQFANGDNPEAHYTTTGPEIWRQTDGTITHFVSSMGTTGTIMGTSRYLKEQNPNVQIVGLQPMEGSAIPGIRRWPQEYLPKIYQAERVDRIIDMAQSEAEDVTRRLAREEGIFCGVSSGGAVAGMLRLSKEVENAVIVAIICDRGDRYLSTGIFDAPN, from the coding sequence ATGACTTTGCAGTACCCAACCATCGCCGATTGCGTCGGCAACACTCCGCTGGTTCGTTTGCAGCGCCTGCCCGGCGCGACCAGCAATACGCTTCTGCTCAAGCTCGAAGGGAACAACCCGGCGGGTTCGGTCAAGGACCGCCCGGCGCTGTCGATGATCACCCGTGGCGAGTTGCGTGGGCAGATCCAGCCCGGCGATACGCTGATCGAGGCGACGTCCGGCAACACCGGCATTGCCCTGGCGATGGCTGCGGCGATCAAGGGCTACAAGATGATCCTGATCATGCCCGACAACTCCAGCGCCGAGCGTAAAGCCGCGATGACGGCTTATGGCGCCGAGCTGATCCTGGTGACTCAGGAAGAGGGCATGGAAGGTGCTCGCGACCTGGCCGAGCGCATGCAGGCCGAAGGCCGTGGCAAGGTGCTGGATCAGTTCGCCAACGGTGACAACCCCGAGGCCCACTACACCACGACGGGCCCGGAGATCTGGCGCCAGACCGACGGCACGATCACCCATTTCGTCAGCTCGATGGGCACCACTGGCACCATCATGGGCACCTCGCGCTATTTGAAAGAACAGAACCCGAACGTACAGATCGTCGGATTGCAGCCGATGGAAGGCTCGGCGATCCCCGGCATTCGCCGCTGGCCCCAGGAATACCTGCCGAAGATCTACCAGGCCGAGCGCGTGGACCGGATCATCGACATGGCCCAGAGCGAAGCCGAGGACGTGACCCGTCGCCTGGCTCGCGAAGAAGGCATCTTCTGCGGCGTGTCTTCCGGCGGTGCCGTGGCGGGCATGCTGCGCTTGTCCAAGGAAGTTGAGAATGCAGTGATCGTCGCGATCATCTGCGACCGTGGCGACCGTTACCTGTCGACCGGCATTTTCGACGCGCCCAACTGA
- the rlmD gene encoding 23S rRNA (uracil(1939)-C(5))-methyltransferase RlmD, producing MAKQERGLRFQPSGGSRAPQVPTGKKQRLTIERLANDGRGIAFVDGRTWFVIGALAGEEVEARVLGAHGKVVEARTERVFSPSELRRAALCVHAGRCGGCSVQHLPHNEQLALKQRMLAEQLSRVAGVEPEEWAEPLSGPEFGYRRRARVAVRWDQKAKKLEVGFRAVGSQDIVAIDECPVLVQPLQPIMSRLPEMLRRLGKPQALGHVELFAGSSVALLLRHMAPLSDADLTLLKDFCALHEAQLWLHGEGEPQPVDPELSLGYRLETWGLDLAYRPGDFIQVNAAVNEAMVAQALQWLAPRSEERVLDLFCGLGNFALPLAKSVREVVAVEGVQTMVDRAAANALSNNLHNTAFFQADLSQPLVGAEWIGEGFSAVLLDPPRDGAFEVVRKLSSLGARRLVYVSCNPATLARDTVELIKQGYRLKRAGILDMFPQTAHVEAMALFEASQDGLSD from the coding sequence ATGGCCAAGCAAGAACGAGGCTTGCGCTTCCAGCCCAGCGGCGGAAGCCGGGCCCCGCAAGTGCCCACCGGCAAAAAGCAGCGCCTGACCATCGAGCGCCTGGCCAACGATGGCCGTGGCATTGCCTTTGTCGACGGGCGCACCTGGTTTGTCATCGGTGCGCTGGCCGGCGAAGAGGTCGAGGCGCGGGTGCTCGGGGCCCACGGCAAAGTGGTCGAGGCCCGCACCGAACGGGTGTTTTCGCCCAGCGAGCTGCGTCGTGCCGCGCTGTGTGTCCATGCTGGTCGCTGCGGCGGCTGCAGCGTCCAACACTTGCCCCACAACGAACAACTCGCCCTGAAACAGCGCATGCTCGCCGAGCAACTGTCACGGGTGGCGGGCGTCGAGCCGGAGGAGTGGGCTGAGCCTTTGAGCGGGCCGGAATTCGGTTACCGGCGTCGCGCCCGGGTGGCGGTTCGTTGGGACCAGAAAGCAAAAAAACTCGAAGTGGGTTTCCGTGCCGTCGGCAGCCAGGACATCGTCGCCATCGACGAATGCCCAGTGCTGGTACAGCCCTTGCAGCCGATCATGAGCCGCTTGCCGGAAATGCTTCGCCGCTTGGGCAAGCCCCAGGCATTGGGCCACGTTGAATTGTTCGCCGGTTCGTCCGTGGCGCTGTTGTTGCGGCACATGGCGCCGCTGTCGGACGCCGACCTGACGCTCCTCAAGGATTTCTGCGCGCTCCACGAAGCCCAGTTATGGCTGCATGGCGAAGGCGAGCCGCAACCGGTCGATCCCGAATTGTCCTTGGGCTATCGCCTGGAAACCTGGGGCCTGGACCTGGCTTACCGGCCAGGGGATTTCATCCAGGTGAATGCCGCCGTCAACGAGGCTATGGTCGCCCAGGCCTTGCAATGGCTGGCGCCTCGATCCGAAGAGCGCGTGCTGGATCTGTTCTGTGGCCTGGGCAATTTTGCCTTGCCACTCGCCAAAAGCGTGCGCGAGGTGGTGGCGGTGGAAGGCGTGCAGACCATGGTCGACCGTGCCGCGGCCAACGCCCTCAGCAACAATTTGCATAACACTGCTTTTTTTCAGGCCGATTTATCCCAGCCTTTGGTGGGTGCCGAATGGATCGGCGAAGGCTTTTCTGCGGTACTCTTGGACCCACCCCGTGACGGTGCTTTCGAGGTGGTACGCAAGCTGTCGTCCCTGGGTGCCAGACGGTTGGTTTATGTATCGTGCAACCCGGCAACTTTGGCCCGGGATACGGTCGAACTGATCAAGCAGGGCTACCGGTTAAAACGTGCCGGGATTCTCGATATGTTTCCTCAAACGGCGCATGTCGAGGCCATGGCGTTATTTGAAGCGAGCCAGGATGGCTTGTCCGACTGA
- the relA gene encoding GTP diphosphokinase, producing MVQVRAHQPINTDGSINLEAWLDHAVSIDTALDREALKAACEFAREAEQQHNAAKNLWSEGTSSFQTGLEIAEILADLKLDQDSLVAAVLYRGVREGQIQLPVVSQRFGTVVAKLIDGVLRMAAISASLSPRQSMVLGTQGQVENLRKMLVAMVDDVRVALIKLAERTCAIRAVKSADDEKRNRVAREVFDIYAPLAHRLGIGHIKWELEDLSFRYLEPDQYKQIAKLLHERRLDRERFITDVMTQLREELQATGVEADISGRAKHIYSIWRKMQRKGLEFSQIYDVRAVRVLVPEMRDCYTALGIVHTLWRHIPKEFDDYIANPKENGYRSLHTAVIGPEGKVLEVQIRTHAMHEEAELGVCAHWKYKGTDVKSGSNHYEEKISWLRQVLEWHEELGDIGGLAEQLRVDIEPDRVYIFTPDGHAIDLPKGATPLDFAYRVHTEIGHNCRGAKINGRIVPLNYSLQTGEQVEIITSKHGTPSRDWLNPNLGYITTSRARAKIVHWFKLQARDQNVAAGKTLLERELSRLGLPQVDFDKLAEKANMKTAEDMFAALGAGDLRLAQLVNLAQQLVEPERGNEQLELIPRKATGYKPGKRGDIQIQGVGNLMTQMAGCCQPLPGDAIVGYITQGRGVSIHRQDCASVLQLAGREPERIIQVSWGPVPVLTYPVDIVIRAYDRSGLLRDVSQVLLNERINVLAVNTRSNKEDNTALMSLTIEIPGLDALGRLLGRISQLPNIIETRRNRTPG from the coding sequence ATGGTACAGGTGAGAGCACACCAGCCGATCAACACCGACGGCAGTATCAATCTCGAGGCTTGGCTCGATCACGCGGTCAGTATCGACACGGCACTGGATCGCGAAGCCTTGAAGGCCGCCTGCGAGTTCGCTCGCGAGGCGGAACAGCAGCACAACGCGGCGAAGAACCTGTGGTCCGAAGGCACGTCGAGTTTCCAGACAGGCCTCGAGATCGCGGAAATTCTCGCCGACCTCAAGCTGGACCAGGATTCACTGGTCGCCGCGGTGCTGTACCGTGGCGTGCGCGAAGGGCAGATCCAGTTGCCAGTGGTCAGCCAGCGCTTCGGCACCGTGGTCGCCAAGCTGATCGACGGCGTGCTGCGCATGGCGGCGATCAGCGCCAGCCTCAGCCCGCGCCAGTCCATGGTGCTGGGCACCCAGGGCCAGGTGGAAAACCTGCGCAAGATGTTGGTGGCGATGGTTGACGACGTGCGCGTCGCATTGATCAAGCTGGCCGAGCGCACCTGCGCGATCCGTGCCGTGAAATCCGCCGACGACGAGAAGCGCAATCGCGTTGCCCGGGAAGTTTTCGACATTTATGCACCGCTGGCCCATCGCCTCGGTATTGGTCATATCAAGTGGGAGCTGGAGGATTTGTCCTTCCGCTACCTGGAGCCCGACCAATACAAGCAGATCGCCAAGCTGCTGCATGAGCGACGCCTGGATCGCGAGCGCTTCATCACCGATGTGATGACCCAGTTGCGCGAAGAACTGCAGGCCACCGGCGTCGAAGCCGATATCAGTGGCCGCGCCAAGCACATCTATTCGATCTGGCGAAAAATGCAGCGCAAAGGGCTGGAATTCAGCCAGATCTACGACGTTCGCGCCGTTCGCGTGCTGGTTCCGGAAATGCGCGACTGCTACACCGCGCTGGGGATCGTCCACACCTTGTGGCGGCACATCCCGAAGGAATTCGACGACTACATCGCCAACCCCAAGGAAAACGGCTATCGCTCGCTGCACACTGCCGTGATCGGCCCGGAAGGCAAGGTGCTGGAAGTGCAAATCCGCACCCACGCCATGCACGAAGAAGCGGAGCTGGGTGTTTGCGCCCACTGGAAATACAAGGGCACCGACGTCAAGTCCGGCTCCAACCATTACGAAGAGAAAATCTCCTGGTTGCGCCAGGTGCTGGAATGGCACGAGGAGCTCGGCGATATCGGCGGCCTGGCGGAACAGCTGCGGGTCGATATCGAACCTGACCGGGTCTACATCTTCACGCCCGACGGCCATGCGATCGACTTGCCGAAGGGTGCGACGCCGCTGGACTTCGCCTATCGGGTCCACACCGAGATCGGCCACAACTGCCGTGGCGCCAAGATCAACGGGCGGATCGTGCCGCTCAATTACAGCCTGCAGACCGGTGAGCAGGTCGAGATCATCACCAGCAAGCACGGCACGCCGAGCCGCGACTGGTTGAACCCGAACCTGGGCTACATCACCACCTCGCGGGCACGGGCGAAAATCGTCCATTGGTTCAAATTGCAGGCCCGCGACCAGAACGTCGCCGCCGGCAAGACCTTGCTCGAGCGCGAGCTGAGTCGCCTCGGCCTGCCGCAGGTGGACTTCGACAAGCTGGCCGAAAAAGCCAACATGAAGACTGCCGAGGACATGTTCGCCGCCCTCGGTGCCGGCGATTTGCGCCTGGCGCAACTGGTCAACCTGGCCCAGCAGTTGGTGGAGCCGGAGCGTGGCAACGAACAACTGGAGCTGATCCCGCGCAAGGCCACCGGCTACAAGCCCGGCAAGCGCGGCGATATCCAGATCCAGGGCGTGGGCAACCTGATGACGCAGATGGCCGGCTGCTGCCAGCCGTTGCCGGGGGATGCGATCGTCGGCTACATCACCCAAGGCCGCGGCGTGAGCATTCACCGCCAGGACTGCGCCTCGGTGCTGCAATTGGCGGGGCGCGAACCGGAACGGATCATCCAGGTCAGTTGGGGCCCGGTGCCGGTGCTCACCTATCCGGTGGACATTGTCATTCGCGCCTACGACCGCTCCGGCCTGCTGCGTGATGTGTCTCAGGTGTTGCTCAACGAGCGGATCAACGTGCTGGCAGTCAACACTCGTTCGAACAAGGAAGACAATACCGCGCTGATGTCCCTGACCATCGAGATTCCGGGGCTGGATGCATTGGGACGGTTGCTGGGGCGGATTTCCCAGTTGCCGAACATCATCGAGACGCGGCGGAATCGGACACCGGGGTGA
- the mazG gene encoding nucleoside triphosphate pyrophosphohydrolase, with protein sequence MYSLEDLLHLMNRLRDPQYGCPWDIRQTYATIVPHTLEEAYEVADAIERGDFDHLQGELGDLLFQVVYYSQLAREENRFEFAGVVDSITRKLIRRHPHVFPTGDLYAPVDIPRLSEEQVKQRWEEIKAEERAEKASAPEQLSLLDDVPAALPALSRSAKLQKRAGQVGFDWPGPLPVLDKVREELDEVLEAMADNDPAAISDEVGDLLFSVVNLARHLKVDPETALRGANAKFERRFRFIEQALRDTHRPMEDCTLEELDALWGEAKRQEKNLPSCG encoded by the coding sequence ATGTACAGCCTCGAAGACCTGCTCCACCTGATGAACCGCCTGCGGGATCCGCAATATGGTTGCCCGTGGGACATCAGGCAAACCTACGCCACCATCGTCCCCCATACCCTGGAAGAAGCCTACGAAGTGGCCGATGCGATCGAGCGCGGCGATTTCGATCACTTGCAGGGTGAACTGGGCGACTTGCTGTTTCAGGTGGTGTATTACAGCCAGCTGGCTCGGGAGGAGAACCGTTTCGAATTCGCCGGCGTGGTCGACAGCATCACGCGCAAGCTGATTCGTCGCCATCCCCACGTGTTTCCTACCGGTGACTTGTATGCACCGGTGGATATCCCGCGATTGAGCGAAGAGCAGGTCAAGCAACGCTGGGAAGAAATCAAGGCCGAAGAACGTGCCGAGAAGGCTTCGGCGCCCGAGCAGCTGTCGTTGCTCGACGACGTCCCGGCGGCGCTGCCGGCCTTGTCCCGTTCGGCAAAACTGCAGAAGCGTGCTGGCCAGGTGGGTTTCGACTGGCCGGGGCCGTTGCCGGTACTCGATAAGGTCAGGGAAGAGCTGGACGAAGTGCTCGAAGCCATGGCAGACAACGATCCCGCGGCTATCAGCGATGAGGTGGGCGATCTGTTGTTCAGCGTGGTCAACCTGGCGCGACACCTCAAGGTGGACCCCGAGACAGCCCTGCGTGGCGCCAACGCGAAGTTCGAGCGCCGTTTCCGATTTATCGAACAGGCATTGCGCGACACCCACCGTCCCATGGAAGATTGCACCCTCGAAGAGTTGGACGCCTTATGGGGCGAAGCCAAACGTCAGGAAAAGAATTTGCCCAGCTGTGGCTGA
- a CDS encoding DUF2058 domain-containing protein — protein sequence MSLSLRDQLLKAGLVNQKQAKQVGKEKQKQQRLAHKGQIELDDSQQRAAQEAMAEKVKRDQELNRQQQEKAEQKARAAQIKQLIEVSRLPKLTTEDYYNFVDDKKVKRISVNTLMRNKLSSGSLAIVHHAGGYEVIPREAALKIQERDPKRIVQLNTQTEEVDADDPYAAYQIPDDLMW from the coding sequence ATGAGCCTTTCCCTTCGCGACCAGTTGCTCAAAGCAGGGCTGGTCAACCAAAAGCAGGCCAAGCAGGTCGGCAAAGAGAAACAGAAACAGCAACGCCTGGCCCACAAAGGCCAGATCGAACTGGATGATTCCCAGCAGCGTGCTGCCCAGGAAGCCATGGCCGAGAAGGTCAAGCGCGACCAGGAACTCAATCGCCAGCAGCAGGAAAAGGCCGAGCAGAAAGCCCGGGCTGCGCAGATCAAGCAATTGATCGAAGTCTCGCGCCTGCCGAAGCTGACCACTGAGGACTACTACAATTTTGTCGACGACAAGAAGGTCAAGCGCATCTCGGTCAATACGCTGATGCGCAACAAGCTCAGCAGCGGCTCCCTGGCGATCGTTCACCATGCCGGCGGCTACGAAGTGATCCCGCGCGAAGCGGCGCTGAAGATCCAGGAACGCGACCCCAAGCGCATCGTCCAGCTCAACACCCAGACCGAAGAAGTCGATGCCGATGATCCGTACGCGGCCTATCAGATTCCTGATGATTTGATGTGGTAA
- a CDS encoding DUF3108 domain-containing protein gives MRRALLFACALLALPLAQAADLQPFSASYTADWKQLPMSGTAERSLTKEANGTWKLSFKASMMIASLTEESTLTLDKDTLLPQSYHFERGGLGKAKKADLDFDWNTKMVTGTDRGDAVKIPLNRGMVDKSTYQLALQHDVAAGKKSMSYQVVDDGEIDTYDFRVLGSEKVDTKAGQIDAIKVERVRDPTQSKRITVLWFAKDWDYLLVRLQQVETDGKEYNIMLQDGTVNGKAVKGS, from the coding sequence ATGCGTCGCGCCCTGCTCTTCGCTTGCGCTCTGCTTGCCTTGCCCCTGGCACAGGCCGCAGACCTTCAACCGTTCTCCGCCAGCTACACCGCCGACTGGAAACAGTTGCCCATGAGCGGCACCGCCGAGCGCAGCCTGACCAAGGAGGCAAACGGTACCTGGAAGCTGAGCTTCAAGGCTTCGATGATGATCGCCAGCCTGACCGAAGAAAGCACCCTGACGCTGGACAAGGACACCTTGCTTCCGCAGTCCTACCACTTCGAGCGCGGTGGCCTGGGCAAGGCCAAGAAGGCTGACCTGGACTTCGACTGGAACACCAAGATGGTCACCGGCACCGATCGCGGTGACGCGGTCAAGATCCCGCTGAACCGGGGCATGGTCGACAAATCGACCTATCAGCTTGCCCTGCAGCATGACGTGGCGGCCGGCAAGAAAAGCATGAGCTATCAGGTCGTCGATGATGGCGAAATCGATACCTATGATTTCCGCGTGCTGGGCTCGGAAAAAGTCGACACCAAGGCTGGCCAGATCGACGCGATCAAGGTCGAGCGCGTGCGCGACCCGACACAGAGCAAGCGCATCACCGTGCTCTGGTTCGCCAAGGACTGGGACTACCTGCTGGTACGCCTGCAACAGGTCGAGACCGACGGCAAGGAGTACAACATCATGCTCCAGGACGGCACGGTCAACGGCAAGGCTGTGAAAGGCAGCTGA
- the purN gene encoding phosphoribosylglycinamide formyltransferase, translating to MPATCNVVVLLSGTGSNLQALIDSTRTGDSPVRIRAVISNRADAYGLQRAKDAGIDTRVLDHKAFEGREAFDAALTEQIDTFNPQLVVLAGFMRILSAGFVRHYQGRLFNIHPSLLPKYKGLHTHQRALEAGDTEHGCSVHFVTEELDGGPLVVQAVIPVELHDTPQSLAQRVHAREHQIYPMAVRWFAEGRLTLDDRGASLDGQLLAASGHLIRY from the coding sequence ATGCCTGCAACCTGTAACGTCGTGGTGCTGCTGTCCGGCACCGGCAGTAACCTGCAGGCCCTGATCGACAGTACGCGGACCGGCGACAGCCCGGTCCGCATCCGCGCGGTGATCTCCAACCGCGCCGACGCCTACGGCCTGCAACGCGCCAAGGATGCGGGAATCGACACCCGCGTCCTGGATCACAAGGCGTTCGAGGGCCGCGAAGCCTTCGACGCCGCGCTGACCGAACAGATCGACACCTTCAATCCGCAACTGGTCGTACTCGCCGGCTTCATGCGTATTCTCAGCGCTGGCTTCGTGCGGCACTACCAGGGACGCCTGTTCAATATCCATCCCTCGCTGCTGCCCAAATACAAAGGGTTACACACTCATCAGCGAGCGCTGGAGGCCGGAGACACGGAGCATGGCTGCTCGGTGCACTTTGTCACCGAGGAACTCGATGGCGGACCACTGGTCGTACAGGCAGTAATACCGGTAGAGTTGCACGACACGCCGCAAAGCCTGGCGCAACGGGTCCATGCCCGCGAGCACCAGATCTACCCGATGGCCGTGCGTTGGTTTGCCGAAGGACGGCTGACCCTCGACGATCGCGGTGCTTCACTGGACGGCCAGTTGCTCGCCGCCAGCGGCCATTTGATTCGATACTAG